One genomic segment of Pseudomonas sp. p1(2021b) includes these proteins:
- a CDS encoding methyltransferase: MNTPPFLQADQLLERFHALDRFLVEHQHLWHPRPFTQLRLAWEAEHPELSTWLRQRSLEDAEAFQHHPEQLPAPAPFPQLAEQARRLAAIGELPDAGLPPAGHRLDVHVPGRKWQQIEAFSRRLTFRERTHQWLDWCSGKGHLGRRLLQPGQHLTCLEYDATLVAAGQALSDHHQLPATHVQQDVLADNSADQLQAHQSVIALHACGELHVRLLQLASQKGCRQLAVAPCCYNRIHGERYQPLSTAAQASKLRLDVADLGLPLNEAVTSSLRVRHQRDMSMARRLGFDLLQREQRQCDEYLPTPSLPTAWLEKPFASYCRDLAELRNVDINGEPNWAALEAAGWQRLAEVRNLELVRNLFRRPLELWLVLDRALLLEEHGYTVRLGTFCDYPLTPRNLLLLAERDEPSQPT; the protein is encoded by the coding sequence ATGAACACACCTCCCTTCCTGCAAGCCGACCAACTCCTCGAACGCTTTCACGCCCTGGACCGCTTCCTGGTCGAGCACCAGCATCTCTGGCACCCACGCCCCTTCACCCAGCTGCGCCTGGCCTGGGAGGCCGAGCATCCCGAACTCTCCACCTGGCTTCGCCAGCGCTCCCTGGAAGACGCCGAGGCCTTCCAGCACCACCCCGAACAGCTCCCGGCGCCCGCCCCGTTTCCCCAACTCGCCGAGCAAGCCAGGCGCCTGGCCGCCATCGGCGAGCTGCCCGACGCCGGCCTGCCTCCGGCCGGGCATCGCCTGGACGTGCATGTGCCTGGCCGCAAATGGCAGCAGATCGAAGCCTTCAGCCGCCGCCTGACGTTTCGCGAGCGCACCCACCAATGGCTGGACTGGTGCTCCGGCAAAGGCCACCTGGGCCGTCGCCTGCTTCAGCCAGGGCAACACCTGACCTGCCTGGAATACGACGCCACGCTGGTCGCCGCCGGCCAGGCGCTGAGCGACCATCACCAGCTGCCGGCCACCCATGTGCAACAGGACGTACTGGCCGATAACAGCGCCGACCAACTGCAAGCACACCAGAGCGTGATCGCCCTGCATGCCTGCGGCGAGCTGCATGTGCGCCTCCTGCAGCTCGCCAGCCAGAAAGGCTGCCGCCAATTGGCCGTAGCGCCCTGCTGCTACAACCGCATCCACGGCGAGCGCTACCAACCGTTATCCACAGCCGCCCAGGCCTCGAAACTGCGACTGGACGTGGCCGACCTCGGCCTGCCCTTGAACGAAGCCGTCACCTCGAGCCTGCGCGTACGGCACCAACGGGACATGTCCATGGCCCGGCGCCTGGGGTTCGACCTGCTGCAACGCGAGCAGCGCCAGTGCGACGAGTACTTGCCCACACCGTCGCTTCCGACCGCCTGGCTGGAAAAGCCATTCGCAAGCTATTGCCGCGACCTGGCCGAACTCAGGAACGTGGACATCAACGGCGAACCGAACTGGGCGGCGCTGGAGGCTGCCGGCTGGCAACGCCTGGCCGAGGTGCGCAACCTGGAACTGGTGCGCAACCTGTTCCGCCGGCCGCTGGAGTTGTGGCTGGTGCTCGATCGCGCCCTGCTGCTCGAAGAGCACGGGTACACCGTGCGCCTCGGCACCTTCTGCG